A region from the Ctenopharyngodon idella isolate HZGC_01 chromosome 13, HZGC01, whole genome shotgun sequence genome encodes:
- the bag3 gene encoding BAG family molecular chaperone regulator 3 isoform X2, translated as MSSESPQDMHKTFIQEMRQPMLRQGYIPIPVSHENTEPRLQQYPSFSYFHPAVQQNLRTDGRTPSPTPTAHCRPRSPVQAPSEACLSCSPASHGPEVHQTQGTHQQMSGLHQQPRPSNTGLRSGYIPIPVIHEGVGGALQSQPSQSSHPTREKIPIYREQVPIQIQQNRAASPIPVPLRAQSPVMSQIMGERPQIQQHIGHAAIPPKAEQPVEEIVRAPPAFEIPIQRVNDVPQQIHHQPVQQQQQQQPTQTPQPKAQQPVPQSPQVSETSNITIQFPPAPEPQETVAPQTPQDIPPPQVQPEETLEQDLSHPGLIKVQQILERVEKLAQEVKCFDGKKNDKRYLVLEEMLTKELLALDSVDPEGRPDVRQARRDGVRRVQTILDELEVFGEQLEGLAGDTYPEAKGEQSMIYQANTEKVKEIS; from the exons ATGTCCTCAGAGTCTCCTCAGGACATGCACAAAACCTTTATTCAAGAGATGAGGCAACCAATGCTACGCCAGGGCTACATCCCCATCCCAGTCTCCCATGAAAACACCGAACCCAGGCTGCAGCAGTATCCGAGTTTCTCCTACTTCCATCCAGCAGTGCAGCAAAACTTGAGAACAGATGGACGTACACCTTCCCCGACCCCAACAGCACACTGTCGGCCTAGATCTCCAGTGCAGGCTCCATCAGAGGCATGTTTGTCTTGCTCTCCTGCTTCACATGGGCCTGAG GTTCATCAAACACAGGGGACACACCAACAAATGAGTGGCCTTCATCAACAGCCCCGACCCAGCAATACAGGTCTCCGGTCGGGCTACATCCCAATTCCGGTGATCCATGAGGGTGTAGGGGGGGCCTTACAATCCCAGCCTAGCCAAAGTTCTCATCCCACACGAGAAAAAATCCCAATCTACCGTGAACAAGTGCCCATTCAGATTCAACAGAACCGCGCTGCCAGTCCCATCCCAGTCCCCTTAAGGGCCCAGTCACCAGTCATGTCTCAGATCATGGGAGAGAGACCCCAG ATCCAGCAACATATTGGACATGCAGCAATACCACCTAAAGCTGAACAACCAGTTGAAGAAATTGTCAGAGCGCCACCTGCATTTGAGATTCCCATTCAGAGAGTGAATGATGTTCCTCAGCAAATACATCATCAGCCAgtacagcaacaacaacaacagcaacctACACAAACACCTCAGCCAAAAGCACAACAACCTGTACCACAGTCACCGCAGGTATCAGAGACATCCAATATTACCATACAATTTCCTCCAGCACCAGAACCCCAGGAAACCGTTGCCCCTCAAACACCTCAAGACATCCCACCTCCACAAGTCCAGCCTGAGGAGACTTTGGAACAAGATCTGAGTCACCCAGGACTGATCAAAGTGCAACAGATATTGGAACGTGTGGAGAAACTGGCACAGGAAGTGAAATGTTTCGATGGGAAGAAGAATGATAAAAGATACTTGGTCCTGGAGGAGATGTTGACCAAAGAACTGCTGGCTCTGGACTCGGTAGACCCTGAAGGTCGCCCAGATGTGCGTCAGGCTCGGAGGGATGGTGTCCGCAGAGTTCAGACCATTCTAGATGAACTGGAGGTGTTTGGAGAGCAGTTGGAAGGGCTGGCTGGTGACACATACCCCGAGGCGAAAGGGGAGCAGAGTATGATTTACCAAGCAAACACAGAGAAGGTCAAGGAGATTTCATAA
- the bag3 gene encoding BAG family molecular chaperone regulator 3 isoform X3 has product MHKTFIQEMRQPMLRQGYIPIPVSHENTEPRLQQYPSFSYFHPAVQQNLRTDGRTPSPTPTAHCRPRSPVQAPSEACLSCSPASHGPEVHQTQGTHQQMSGLHQQPRPSNTGLRSGYIPIPVIHEGVGGALQSQPSQSSHPTREKIPIYREQVPIQIQQNRAASPIPVPLRAQSPVMSQIMGERPQIQQHIGHAAIPPKAEQPVEEIVRAPPAFEIPIQRVNDVPQQIHHQPVQQQQQQQPTQTPQPKAQQPVPQSPQVSETSNITIQFPPAPEPQETVAPQTPQDIPPPQVQPEETLEQDLSHPGLIKVQQILERVEKLAQEVKCFDGKKNDKRYLVLEEMLTKELLALDSVDPEGRPDVRQARRDGVRRVQTILDELEVFGEQLEGLAGDTYPEAKGEQSMIYQANTEKVKEIS; this is encoded by the exons ATGCACAAAACCTTTATTCAAGAGATGAGGCAACCAATGCTACGCCAGGGCTACATCCCCATCCCAGTCTCCCATGAAAACACCGAACCCAGGCTGCAGCAGTATCCGAGTTTCTCCTACTTCCATCCAGCAGTGCAGCAAAACTTGAGAACAGATGGACGTACACCTTCCCCGACCCCAACAGCACACTGTCGGCCTAGATCTCCAGTGCAGGCTCCATCAGAGGCATGTTTGTCTTGCTCTCCTGCTTCACATGGGCCTGAG GTTCATCAAACACAGGGGACACACCAACAAATGAGTGGCCTTCATCAACAGCCCCGACCCAGCAATACAGGTCTCCGGTCGGGCTACATCCCAATTCCGGTGATCCATGAGGGTGTAGGGGGGGCCTTACAATCCCAGCCTAGCCAAAGTTCTCATCCCACACGAGAAAAAATCCCAATCTACCGTGAACAAGTGCCCATTCAGATTCAACAGAACCGCGCTGCCAGTCCCATCCCAGTCCCCTTAAGGGCCCAGTCACCAGTCATGTCTCAGATCATGGGAGAGAGACCCCAG ATCCAGCAACATATTGGACATGCAGCAATACCACCTAAAGCTGAACAACCAGTTGAAGAAATTGTCAGAGCGCCACCTGCATTTGAGATTCCCATTCAGAGAGTGAATGATGTTCCTCAGCAAATACATCATCAGCCAgtacagcaacaacaacaacagcaacctACACAAACACCTCAGCCAAAAGCACAACAACCTGTACCACAGTCACCGCAGGTATCAGAGACATCCAATATTACCATACAATTTCCTCCAGCACCAGAACCCCAGGAAACCGTTGCCCCTCAAACACCTCAAGACATCCCACCTCCACAAGTCCAGCCTGAGGAGACTTTGGAACAAGATCTGAGTCACCCAGGACTGATCAAAGTGCAACAGATATTGGAACGTGTGGAGAAACTGGCACAGGAAGTGAAATGTTTCGATGGGAAGAAGAATGATAAAAGATACTTGGTCCTGGAGGAGATGTTGACCAAAGAACTGCTGGCTCTGGACTCGGTAGACCCTGAAGGTCGCCCAGATGTGCGTCAGGCTCGGAGGGATGGTGTCCGCAGAGTTCAGACCATTCTAGATGAACTGGAGGTGTTTGGAGAGCAGTTGGAAGGGCTGGCTGGTGACACATACCCCGAGGCGAAAGGGGAGCAGAGTATGATTTACCAAGCAAACACAGAGAAGGTCAAGGAGATTTCATAA